Genomic window (Eremothecium sinecaudum strain ATCC 58844 chromosome VI, complete sequence):
GATACTTAATAGAGTTCAAAGTAGCTTTGAATAAACATCAAACCACAGGGACTCAGCTCATTGTTACTCCTTTTTGCTACCTCAATTGATTTTAGCAAGTTTCTATACGGATCAGTAAACCTTCTGTCATTAAGTCGAGTTATAAGTTGAACAATCAAATGTCACGTTTTTTCTCTCGTGGGTATCACTATGATAGTGCTACATCAAGTGAAGAAGAGGAGTTTATGTCCTCTTCTGAGGATGACTTAGTTGCATCCTCTTCATCTAATGATGAAGTAGAATCCGAAGACTCCTTTTTCAATGATTCTGAGTCTGATTTTGGAGAGACCGATGATGACGACTCGGACAGTAAGCCATATGGGCCAGATTGGTTTAAGAAGCCTCAATTCCGTAAAGGTGGTGCTACAGGTGCTAGCCGTTTCCTAAAAGGTAATGACTCAGGATCCGATAACTCCGACGGTGAAGAAAGTAAAAAAGTTGTCAGATCTGCAAAGGACAAGCTTCTTGATGAGATGACTGCATCTTACAGTAAGATCGATGCTGCCGATTTGACTCAAGACTGGGTAACTATCCTTGCTGAATTTGAGAACATCAATAGACTAGTTGTGAAGGCACAACAGCAAAACTTCGGTACTCCAAATGTATTTGTAAGAGTGCTTGCTCAGGTTGAAGACCTTGTTAATGCGAATGCACAAGCTAACATCAAACATAAAGTGGCGGCTAAAGCTTTCAATACAGTGAGGCAGAGATTAAGGAAGGCTGCTCGCGAGAACGAGGAATTGTTGGCCAAGTTTAGGGAAGACCCTGCTTCTTTTGAGAAAGAAGCAAATGCTGATGTGCAAACTAATGACATGGATGTTCCTGTGcttggaagaagaaatgCAGATGGAGAGCATGTTAAAGTTGCACACTCTGATTTCTATAGTGCTTTGCGTATGGTCATCGAATCCAGAGGTAAAAAAGGTACCGACATTCAAGCTCAGATCAGGACTATGGAAGAACTCGTAGATATTGCTCAAACCCCATATGAGTCCATTATCGTTTACTTGAACTTGATACCTATTAGATTTGATGCCACCTCTAATTTGACCTATCAGCCATTGGATCAATGGAAGGCCATTCATGCTAATGTTTCTGATCTCCTCACTACATTGGAAGCAAACATTGACAGTTATCATGTTACTGAAATTGCTCCTCGTAACGAATTTATAGAAGAAGAGCCTCAACCTAACGAAAACGGTATTAGAGAGATATTGGGCTCAGTGTTTTCGTTTGTGGAACGTTTGGATGATGAATTTAACAAATTCCTGCTACATACTGATCCTCATTGGAGTGATTATTTTGAGCGTTTAAAGTATGAGCAAGTTATTTACAATTTGATTGTGCGTGCTCAATTATACTTAGAGAAGGTTCTATTAGAGCGTGTTCAACCAGATCATGTCGGTAAGTACATGGCACGCGTATTTATCCGGAGGTTAAACCATATTTACTACAAGAAGGCAAAACATGTTGCAATTATTGAAAGTAATGCCTGGAAATCACTACCAAATGATTGCTCCAAAATCATCAAGTATTCAAGTGACCCTGAATATACTTCCAACTTGATCGATAGGCTTTGTACCCATGTTGCAGCTTCACCAGATCACTTGTTGAAAAAGCGTGCCATTCTGTACCACATCTATTACTTTGCATTGAACAATGAGTTTACCAAGGCTAAAGAAATGCTGGTGCAATCCAGCGTCAGAAATTCCATTAATTCTCTGGACCCATCTATACAAATCTTATTCAATAGAGTCATTGTTCAATTGGGTATTGCTGCATTTAAGTTATGTTTAGTGGAAGACTGTCATGAAATTTTGAATGAAGTGTCTACAGCTCCCCATCTGAGAGATATTTTGGGCCAACAATCCTTGCTAAGAGCATCCAGCAATGTCGGTAACAACAATAACACTCTCTTATCCACTGACCAAGTATGCCTTCCATTCCACCAGCACATTAATCTAGACTTTATTGATTCCGTATACATGACTTGTTCTCTGTTGATTGAAATTCCACATATGGCTGCATACTATTCCGGTGTTAAGGTTAGAAGGCTTCCATTTTCGCAGAAATCCATCCGTCGTGCATTAGAATATTACGAAAAGTCTAACTTCCGAGGCCCTCCAGAGACTATGAGGGATCATATGGTCCACGCTGCGAAGGCAATGCAAAAGGGTAACTGGGCTCAATGTATTCAATACTTGAAAAGTTTATCCACTTGGTCGTTGTTAGGTGAAAACGCTGATGAAGTCTTCATGAAGTTAAGTGAAAGAATTCAAATTGAATCTTTAAAGACTTACATTTTCACTTACAAAAGATTCTACAGTAAACTATCAGTTCCTAAGTTATCAGATTTCTTCAACTTACCTCAGGAACAGGTTGTCAATGTTATTGAATCGATGTGTGAATCCTTTAATATCAAGGGAACTTTGAATGAAACCAAGGAAATGCTTATCTTTGAAAAGGGTGATGAGATTACTAAATTAGAAGAAGCTGTAATCAAGTTGAAGAAAGATATGAAACACAGAAGTGATCGTTTGAACAATAATATTGTCCAACGCTAATGGTTTCTCCTAAAAATACCTTTTCAAATCTACATAATTACAAAGGCAATTATTTCCAGGACATCATGTATGTATATTATATTGTTGTTACTTCACGATATATGCGTGGTTAAAAATCACGATGTATAGGCTTAAAAACGTTAAATAAATATCTTTCCATATTACGTAGATATCAAATAAATATATGGGATGCGTAATTCACCGTTCATAAttaatataaaataaacatAATATATGTTACCtttatataaataaaaagACCCCCGCTAATTTGAACTGATTCTAGAACTACACTTAATATAACCTGTTACCAATACTCCAAGGATAATGCCTAGGTAAATACTCGCTTTGTTCTTTTATCTGTGATAtttttttgattttttcACATACATAATAATTAAAAATGTCTATTATCCGTCCAGGGTGTTTGTCTCTAATCCGTCCACAATGTTTTGTGTCATGGTGGTAATGCTAAATTATGCTCTAATTCCTCCAGTTTTAATTTCTTTACAGGGCAGTATTTGTATTTTGGATACACCAAATGATGATGGTTTTTCTCCACTTTGGAAAATTTCACAAACTCTTCCCTACAATGATTTAATTCTGAATTCCACATCAGCGTGATAACCTGTGCCAAAACCGTATGATTACTAAATTTAGGGTCTACAGGGACGCGCGCATGTCCCGATTGGTTAATGCTAGAAAGTCCGCTTAATCTCGTATCACATGGCCGGTAAAGTTCCTGGTCAATAATCTCAGACAACCTCGATATTTCAGGTAATTCTTGGAAATTCATATCCCGACGGAATTTAGCGGTTTCTAAAAGCAGATCTAAAATAGCATATTCATCTAGTGATGGAAACTCTTTTTGGACGACTATCACTAGATCGCTAACTATCTTGACAACTTTCAAAATAGACAAAGCTTTCATTAGGGACGACCTGTAAAGCATGAAGCTGTTAAGAGGCCTTTTCATTTTACCTTCAATAAATTCATAATACTTGCTTTTACGTTTTCTGTCATCCGATTCCCTTAATAGGTTCATATGACGTAGTCTTAAAAGCAAGAAATCCGAATGTGTCAATTTCGATTCGGGAGATGTACCCGCCGTAAAATCGTTGTAACCAGATGATGTTCGCACTTCAATTTCGTATGGCCATTTTGATTTACCCTTAGGTGATCTTACAGTATAACGAGGGAATTGCTTCAATTGTCCCGGGCATCTTTTTTTACGCTGATTCAACCACACCCACTTGTTAAGAGTAACTGCATCTTCGGACAACAAAGCTGCAGTTTCATCCGCACTTCTTAACTTCGCAAAATATGGCTCAAATTCCAACGCTAAGATTTCCAATTTTTTCGACAAATACTTCTGCTGAGGGAAAAGTTCAAACACTTCGTATGCAGTATCTAAGGCCACATTTTTCTCTTGCAACTTCGAAATAATATGCGACATGCATTCGGGTGTCATTGGAGACACTGGAACCCATTCTGATTTGTTCTCCATTTCTACCTTGGTTGTATCACATTGCATAGATAATTGCGCTTGTGCAACATACTTGTAAATTGCCGGATGGTGGTTTCCATGTGTACTGGATACACCATTAACATGCGAAAGGGTACTATGTGTACCGTTCATATCCTTTAAGGAAGTGTAAGGTACCCGATTAGTAGTGCCATTGTGGTTGCTCATTAAGCTATTTTTAGCATTGTAGGCACTCCCAATGCCGCTGGCATCACTAGCGCTGCTGCTAATACTGCTAATACTGCCACTATGATTCAAAATACGACCCATAGATCCTCCCATTGCTTGCGGAAATGACATGGAATTACCATATCCCATGGCAGCAGGAGAATCATTTGGAAGCATACCTGAACAAATAGACCGCGATCTCTTGAATCCTTGACCTGCTCCATGAGGAGAACTATTAATAGATGACACCGGGGTAACTTTGTTTAAAACctgctgctgttgctgaaTCTGATGCTGAATTTGTTGGATTTGCTGCTGCAGCTGTTTTTTCTGTCGCAGTGATCCATGGCACTGCAAAATGGTATCTTGCGATCTTGATCGTGTATGTGTATTCTGcagttgttgttgttgcagctgttgctgttgcagttgttgctgttgcagttgttgttgttgttgttgttgttgttgttgttgttgttgttgttgttgttgttgttgttgttgttgttgttgttgttgttgttgttgttgctgccgttgctgttgttgttgctgctgctgttgttggtaGGGTTCCGATACTTCGGTGTCGATAGAATTGCACCAATTGTCAAAAATTCCCGCGTTCCAATTTATGGCGGATCCGACATGGTTTGTAGGCTGGTTCGCAGTGTCTCCCTCCTGGAGAGAAAAGGCGTTGTTATATGTAAGATTTTGTAATAAAGGGTATTCAGTAGACAATGGCTTCTGTTGTTCTTGAAAAGTACTGTTTGTACTTCCAAGCGCATATAGCGGTTCGAGATCAACTTCAAATCCACTGCTGGCGGTAGTCGTAGCACTGTTACCGCTGTCCTGCCGCTGGTGTTGATTTACCGGGTTTACAGACTGCAAAAGCCTTTGACGAGTCCCAGCAGGCATCGTAACCAGCGGCTGCTGTGGATTCATAATCTGTTGTTGTGCTGATCGATCATCACTGGGTGATATAAGCACCTTCGACAGATTGAATATACCATCTTCACTATCAGAAAGCGAGTTCAATCGCGAAAAAACCTCCTCACCatcttcgtcttcttcctcatcatcattCTCGTCCAGATCAGCTTCTTCTACTTTACGTTTAGCCGATTCGATCCAGTTTTTCCCTCCATTCTCTGGGATACAAGGTGTAGTGTATTCTAATGGCATCCCATATATCCTAAGTTGGGTCTGATCACTTTTCTCCTTCGTACTAACCCACCGGCTATCCAGATCAGTCATTCTTAACCCTGCTTAATGCTAATATAACCGTCAAATTAACCCACACAAGACCCTAACTTTTATATCCCACACGTACTCAAGCCCTTATGCCTGAAGCCTTCTTTGCCTGCTCACACGCTTAGTCACGCCCTCACTCCGATCCTCGACTTTCGCGCTCTATGTGCCTAACAACACGCGAGCCGAGCGTCTCCGTATTAAAAAACCTCCCTAATTAAGTCACCAGTCTGTAAGTCGCAGGATGTACTCTTACTGCCACGCTCTCCACTTCGGGCCGATAGGGTTTCAGTATGTTTAAACCACCCTATTCACTGTTACTCTGAgattaataataatcaCCTACGGTTATTAGCACAGTTTCTCCTTTCTTCGCGTTATTTTGGAAAATCAGATCACCACTCTTATCCTTGATATAATTAGACACCGATACTAAACATTAGGTATGCTACTTGGAACGCTTATATACTCTTGAACGTATGTTTCGCCTATGTGTTTATCATTAGAAGTGTTTCTCGTATGTGAAACCTTTGCCACTTAATTATTTCATCAGAAATTAAAACGGAAACATTACGGTGGCCCCTGAAGAAAGAATTTTAGCGTCCGGTGAAGATGGGAGTAATCCATCAACTGGCTGGCAATCTTGCAGTGCCAGGGGTTTCGTCGTGCATTCCGGGCGCGGCGGGGTGCGCAGGCACTTGGGCACAGTGCAACTCCGGCGACAGAAGATAACCACAGATACAGCACGTTTTGTGGGGCGGGCAGACCGAAGGGCGCAAGGATACGTGTATGCGCCCGCCGCCGACACAGGCGCAAAAGTGGGGGGGGGCAAAGACATGGTTTTTAGGCGGCTGCGTTGATTATATCATCGGCATTAATGCCCGAGCGCTCGCACATTTCGTGGAAGATGGAATTTTCGTTGTATAGGTTAATCGGCGTGTCAAGACCCGCTACCCGGCCCTGATCCAACACTAAAATTCGGTCATAGAAAAGGATGGTTTTGAGCCTGTGGGCAATACAGAGCACCGTGGAATCTGCGAATTGTGAGACCAAAAGTGCCTGGATTTTAGCGTCGGTCTGAAAATCTACGGACGATGTGGCCTCGTCGAGAATAAGGATTTTTGAGCGTCTAACTAAAGTGCGCGCGAGAGCAATGTATTGACGCTCCCCGACAGAGAAGTTACCACCGTCCTCGGAGACTGGCTGATCAAGATGGAACTTGTTGTGCCTTAGAGCATCTGGGCTTGTATCTTGTGCATCTGCTTCGTCCACTGCGCCCGAACGGATCAGGGCATCCCATAGTTCTTTGTCAGTGTGGACGGAAAACGGATCAAGATTTTTCCGGATAGTTCCGCGGAACAGTACAGGGTCCTGCGGGATGATTGAAAGCCGGCTACGTAAGTCGTATAAGCCGATCTTACTAATATCAATGCCACCTATCGTGATGGTTCCTTTGTACAATTCGACTAATCGATATAGGGCGGAAAGTATTGAAGACTTCCCTGCCCCGGTACGACCGCAAATGCCAATCTTCTCCCCGCTTCTAATTTGGATCGAAAAGTCATGTAGTACAAGGGGCAAACCGGGCCTATACGCAAACGAGACATCTGAGAAGTTAATGTCCGCTGATTCAGGCCAGGAGTCGGGTGGCTGCAGTTCAGGGATACGATAAGGAGCTTCCTGAGGAATATCTGTTGCATATTCGATGATACGTTCCGCGCTGTTCATGTTAAGCTCTAACTGCGTCATCGTACGTAACAAAGTGTTAAAGTCTGAAGGTAAGCCTAACACGTAAACTAATAGCACTCCTACTGACGCGGGAGAGACATTAACGGCGCGCGTAATACAGGGGAGGACAATAATAAATGCAAATAAAGTTGCAACGAAATCGATAGATATTGCGACCCAACGTTGCAAAGCCACTAATGGAAAACTGGCTTCACACATCTTATTGTAAAAGTAGTCCGTTTTTTTTAGGAAGCGCTCCTCTGCATGATATGCCTTGATCGTGTCCACACCACCTAAGACTTCATTCAGACTGTTGTACACTAGTGATCGCTCGGTAGCTTCTAGCCTCTTAACTTCTCGGGCAGAGCACTGGAAGTGATCTGCTATGAACACATAGGCTAATGCAAGGAACGGGACGGCTATGGCAAACCATGGCATGTAAACTATACATAAGACCACAACACCTAGAATCCTTGTTAACTGGTAAATGACTAGACGTAAGAAAATTGTGCTTTCGTTATCCAAGGTCTCGGTATCCTTTGTGAAACGATTTAGGATACGCCCAATAGGAGTTGTATCTATAAAACTAGCAGGGGTGTGTAGAACTCTGTGAAAAGCTTTTAGATTCAGATTTTTAGCTGCATTCAGTCCCATGTAACAGATCATAGTAAATTCACAATTTGATACGATAAAGTTTAACATCACAAAGCAGAAGTATAATCCCATGTAAAAAGCATCCGAACGTCCACTAAACCTGTAATCGGACCAGTATGATAACCACACGGAATAGAATAAGGAAAAGAAAGTAGTAACAACAATTAGTATCAGTAACAATGGTATCATAAAAAACTCTTTGCCGTTTGTACCAGCTAATAGGTACTTTTTATAAACGCTGAATGGAATGCCGTTCGTTCCTCGAGCCTCCGCTTCAATTAAACGTCCCCTGGCTTCGAAATCGTCGTGAACATCAAACATTGATAAACTGTCAGTAGCCGAGACTGCTGACTTCATTTTTATTAGTTTGCTACTGGTATTTGCCTTCGCGTCCTCTAAATTGAAAGGTTGCCATTTTTCTTTGGGCTCACTTTCATCATGTTTGGTAACCGAAGATAGTTCTAACAATTTGGCAAAATTTGAGTTAGAAGCTCTTAGCTCATCTATAGTACCAACTTCAACCGAGCCATCGTTGTCAAGAAATATTATCTTAGACGCGTCCTTTGCTAAATGTATTTGATGCGTCGCTATGATCCTAGTCTTATTGTGAAGTCTTTTTATGATACATTCTTCCATGATATGAGAACCAACGCGTGAGTCTACCGCGCTGAAAATGTCATCAAATAAATATATGTCGCTTTCCTTGTAGACACATCTTGCCAAATTAATACGGGCCTTTTGACCACCAGATAATGTTATTCCTCTCTCACCAATTTCAGTATAATCTCCTCCCGGAAAAGTATCCAGATCGCTCCGCAAAGAACAAGCTCTGATTACTTCTTTATACCGTTCTTCGTCAAAGGGTGAGCCGAAAGTAACATTTTCACGGACAGTTGCATTTTGAACCCATGGGTAGCCACAGAATAGGACATTACCGTTCACATTAAGTGATCCTGCTGTTTTTGTCATTAACCCTGCTAGAGCATTCAACAATGAGGTCTTACCTGCCCCAATAGCACCAGCCACGAAGACTAGCTCACCCTTCTTTATTTCCAAATTAAGATCATGAAAGCCACGGAATCCACTTTTAGAAAGATCTACTAAACTTTCTGTTGAATAAGTAATCTCTGACTTTTTCATAACGGAATTACTACTTTCAGATGAGTTATCCTGTTCATCTTCATATTTTGGCCATTCAAATGAAGCAGCAACAAGCGTCAAAGCACTTGAAGAGGATGGATGTTTTTCACTAGGCAGTTGTACATCATCTTCGGCACTCCCTTCCGGTACCTCCTCAGCTTCCAGGAAGGCTTGGATACGCCTTGTAGATTCAAGACAGTCTGCTGCCGTGTTAAGCGCAATTGGCAAAAAAAATAGCTGTAAACTTAATGCATTGAAAGCACCTAAAGTCGAAAACATATTCGCAGCTGTTCTTCTATCATTGGCTACTCTATACATGACCAAGAAGATTGTCATGGCAGAAAAACTTGGTACCGCAATTGTTGCAGCATCCAGAAAATTTCTCAAGTACTGCATCCGCTTAACGTATTTTATCTCGTTTTCTCTCTTATCTTTTACACTTTCCTCGTAAGCGTCTTCCCATGCGTAGAACTTTAACACACGCATGTTGTTAAGAATATCCTTCACAATTGTAACACGCGCATCCGTCTGTGTATTAGCGGCAACTCTTAATTTCAGCATGATATGAAACACTGCAACAAAGGAAACTACAATTACCAAAAATACTCCAATACCAACAAGAGCTACCGGTCCCACAGTCAATAACAGATAGATCACGGTTATTATTAAACTAGGGAAAAAAGTGAATAAAAACGGCTGGAATGCAAGTCCAAATTCAAGCCGTGAACTATCGGTACTAAGCATTGACATTATTTTTCCACTAGACCATTTATGTCTAGCAGCTCCTGACAATCTTAAGGTTTTTGATATAACCGCTTTCGTTAAAACAGCTACTGCCTGCGTACCGGAAATCGTAGACAAATGTAGAAAGTGGTTAAATAACACACCACAAGTAAATAAAACAATGGACGATGCAAAAACGTAACCTATCCCGGGCCCAATGCTATTGTTAGCTGGGTTGATCGCCTCTATAATACGCTTCATAAGTAGCGGCTGAATTGTCCCTAACATACTACCCAAAACACAGTAAAAAATAGAACGGCTATACTGCCATTTGAAAGTCCAAAATAGGGCTTTAATTAAAACTTTATCCTTCAATTTTGCATTCGCTACTACCTCATCCCAAGATGCGTCAGGGTGTTCTTTTGCATATTTATTACGCGCTTCATCGACATATTTCGATAAATGCTTGTCAAAAATCCGGTAATTGGACTCTACTGACATCTTGGGGTCAATTGCCCACAAATCATTGGGTTGCAATGTCCTTCTGTAGCCAACCTTCAATAGGGGCATTAACCAGAAGAAAAACAACCGAGAGAGCGGGTTTGCACGACGCATTGGATATACCTTCCTCTCACAAGGATCTGGTACAGGCGGGATTTTCTTAGAATGCACCGCCCTGAAAATCCGTTTCTGAGGATAAATGCCTGAAGCACTTATTCTTTCTTCATCAGCCTTACTAAGGAAGTCTGTAGCAGCGCTTACCGTAAAACGTTCATCTCCTTCCTTATATTCGAGAGCTTCAGTCTCGGTAACTGAATTACTATAACCTTCAGTCTTCATAACTGAATAGTTTTGCACCAACTATTGGAAAGAGGAAAATGTTTGTAAAGGGACATTTAGTAAGACTTTAATAGCAATTGGTTATCGCTGCAACATTGCTAAGTAAAAAGGAATCGGATATATTTTTTTATCATGATTACTAATAAGAGGTACGTTTTTGCACGTTCGCAAACAAAACTGCTGCCGATAGTTGATAATATATTCTGCAATCTTTGTAATCTTTTGTATTTTTAATTTAACACCCCAGGTATACCGAACGCATATTGTTGTTAATCTTGTAAACAAACTAACAACAAACGGCGAAAATTGCGGATCCCGAAGTAATTttatttgaagaaaacCTTTTATATGTCTAGGCAAGTAGAAGATGACTTACTCTAAGACTCTATAATCCACTAACAGTAATATTGTTGGGCCGATTATTTATAACTAAATTTCTCTTATTTATTTACATTCTAGTAATTACAAATAACATTGCAGATGCAGATGcattttttaaaaatacTCGAATAGTGCCTCACAATCCTCAAATCCTGGGTTTAGGAAATCGAATGCGTTGACAAAGTTGCTATTAGGCAGTTGAATCGGAGGCTCTTTGTATTTTTGTAGGATAAATTCGTAATTAAGCTGTAACTTTTTACTCGTTCGAGCTTCTAGGGTATTTTTCATAATTGATACTAAACGAGCGAATAAGAAAAGAAAGTTGTTCAGAAGATTCGTAAAATTGTCTCCTGTTGTCATTTCCATTGGAAACGTGTTTGTTTCATGTGCTGTAAAAGGTGTAGGTGTAGTTAAGCTTGTGTGCACGCGATTCAGAAAGTTGAGAAGCAAATTCATGTCACCCTCGAATTGAAACTCGTCTTTCTGTAATGCAAGTGAAAAGCAGAAAATGTCAATGCAGACGACAAAGAATGCCCATGCATTAACCCTTATCACCACATTGAGGTAATTTTGAGCCAAGGCGATGGTGAATTCTAGTATTCTCCTGGATGACTGTACGCCTTTGTATTCAGGCTCATGCGAAAGCTTTGAAGTGGCTTTAAGGTATTTTTCAACTTTGAATCTACATCTTTGAACCAGTAGTGTATCTAGTAGATGGAGAATTGTATTTTCCATAACCAAGACACCCTGAGCCTCGGTAGTGCTCCCGGTCATATTTGAGCTTTGAAAAAGTCTGCCATCGCGCCAGCACTTCGGTAGTGATAATTGGTGTTCCTCTAGATCCCTCTGGATACTTTTTATGCGTCTATATTGACGTTTAGGATTGCATTCTGTAGAACAGTCATACAAACCTGCGTATACTCGACTGGTTAAGGTGCAGAGCTTGACATGGTAGTGTCCGGCTATGGACAAAAACCCTTTTGACTTTAGTATGGTGTCATACAGATCCTCGGCAAATTCTGGATCGTATTCTTTAGAGTGGCCGGCTGACTTGATGGAAACCCTTTCGAGCAGTTCGAAAGTTTTATCCTTTTCCGGTAGCTTGGTTGTGGTGTCAAAAGTAGCCACAACAGGAGGCTTACCAAGAATAACCGAGAATCTCAAGTCAATAGCCCGGCACATCCACCAAACCCCCCGTCTTTCTTCCAGGTCAGCTTCACTCAATGTCGTATAAGTGGACTCGGAATGTAGTCCTAAATCCTGCGAGAGACGTACAGCAACAGATATCAAGGAGTACGATGCATATATGGCACCACTGAGACCTGTGTATATAATTAAATGGACAATCGCCTTTATGGAGATCATACCTTCCGATGCAAGTGCCACACGATAAGCAAGGCTTAGAGAGGTTCCCACAAACTCTTCCTCGTACTTCTGTATGAGGTGAGGCGGCAACTCCATAAGTAAATCCGATACGGTTTCCATACTTATGGTTCCCAACCTTAAGAAAAGGCATACTAAAGCGCTTATTATATTTACAATCATAAGCTCTGACGACTTCATTGATGCAGCATCGTCACTGAGTTTCTTATAGAGCGCGTCAACGTCAACGTCTCGTATATGTACAGGAAGAACTTCCGACGGAGTGAACCGCTTGTAAATTTCTAACATATAGCCCATCACAGTAGAGCTACTGAGATTTTGTTCGACTGATGGCTTCGCGGTAACAACTTGATTCCGACTAGAAATATGCGCTTGCCACTGTGAAATCCGTTCAATGTCAGCTTCAGAGTTAGCACTTCGCTCGTGTACCCATTCTAATCCTCGCGGAAAAACAACAGAATAGGAAGACATTAAACCAATGCCATTCACAAATCCCCTATTCCACCTCACAGGCTGGTCACTCTCGTCCAGAGCTACTAAACTCTCATCATGAAGTCCATCTCGGCTCGCTGAACCGCTCATTTCACTCGCTGACCACTCAACAGAACATCCTTCTTCCTTTTCCCCAGTCGTAGATGAGCAACTGGCAGCTTCGCCTTTGTTCAGTCTTTTACTAAACTCATCACCGTCATGCGATCGCGTTCGCCTTTTCCTCCCTCGGCCGCCAGACCCACCAGTGTTAAGCATCGACACAATCTGCTCAACATATGCCTCTAATCGATCAATCTTCGACACCACCTTATTAAACTGCTCTGCTTTATTCGACATTCACTTTTGAGAACCCTGGATGGAATGCTGCTACAGCTTAAATCCCACTTTCATCCGCTTTCAATTTCAGTGAACAGATTGGGACCTGCTTATTTAAACACGATTGCTCTTTTAAAACATTACGCCTTCCGCTCCGAAAGCGAGCACGTGTTCTTACGTTTATAGTGATCTCGTTTGCTCAACCACAGTGA
Coding sequences:
- the NIP1 gene encoding translation initiation factor eIF3 core subunit c (Syntenic homolog of Ashbya gossypii AGL344C; Syntenic homolog of Saccharomyces cerevisiae YMR309C (NIP1)), which codes for MSRFFSRGYHYDSATSSEEEEFMSSSEDDLVASSSSNDEVESEDSFFNDSESDFGETDDDDSDSKPYGPDWFKKPQFRKGGATGASRFLKGNDSGSDNSDGEESKKVVRSAKDKLLDEMTASYSKIDAADLTQDWVTILAEFENINRLVVKAQQQNFGTPNVFVRVLAQVEDLVNANAQANIKHKVAAKAFNTVRQRLRKAARENEELLAKFREDPASFEKEANADVQTNDMDVPVLGRRNADGEHVKVAHSDFYSALRMVIESRGKKGTDIQAQIRTMEELVDIAQTPYESIIVYLNLIPIRFDATSNLTYQPLDQWKAIHANVSDLLTTLEANIDSYHVTEIAPRNEFIEEEPQPNENGIREILGSVFSFVERLDDEFNKFLLHTDPHWSDYFERLKYEQVIYNLIVRAQLYLEKVLLERVQPDHVGKYMARVFIRRLNHIYYKKAKHVAIIESNAWKSLPNDCSKIIKYSSDPEYTSNLIDRLCTHVAASPDHLLKKRAILYHIYYFALNNEFTKAKEMLVQSSVRNSINSLDPSIQILFNRVIVQLGIAAFKLCLVEDCHEILNEVSTAPHLRDILGQQSLLRASSNVGNNNNTLLSTDQVCLPFHQHINLDFIDSVYMTCSLLIEIPHMAAYYSGVKVRRLPFSQKSIRRALEYYEKSNFRGPPETMRDHMVHAAKAMQKGNWAQCIQYLKSLSTWSLLGENADEVFMKLSERIQIESLKTYIFTYKRFYSKLSVPKLSDFFNLPQEQVVNVIESMCESFNIKGTLNETKEMLIFEKGDEITKLEEAVIKLKKDMKHRSDRLNNNIVQR
- a CDS encoding HFR121Cp (Syntenic homolog of Ashbya gossypii AGL345W; Syntenic homolog of Ashbya gossypii NOHBY721; No homolog in Saccharomyces cerevisiae; Syntenic homolog of Saccharomyces kluyveri SAKL0H00726g), giving the protein MTDLDSRWVSTKEKSDQTQLRIYGMPLEYTTPCIPENGGKNWIESAKRKVEEADLDENDDEEEDEDGEEVFSRLNSLSDSEDGIFNLSKVLISPSDDRSAQQQIMNPQQPLVTMPAGTRQRLLQSVNPVNQHQRQDSGNSATTTASSGFEVDLEPLYALGSTNSTFQEQQKPLSTEYPLLQNLTYNNAFSLQEGDTANQPTNHVGSAINWNAGIFDNWCNSIDTEVSEPYQQQQQQQQQQRQQQQQQQQQQQQQQQQQQQQQQQQQQQQQQQLQQQQLQQQQLQQQQLQNTHTRSRSQDTILQCHGSLRQKKQLQQQIQQIQHQIQQQQQVLNKVTPVSSINSSPHGAGQGFKRSRSICSGMLPNDSPAAMGYGNSMSFPQAMGGSMGRILNHSGSISSISSSASDASGIGSAYNAKNSLMSNHNGTTNRVPYTSLKDMNGTHSTLSHVNGVSSTHGNHHPAIYKYVAQAQLSMQCDTTKVEMENKSEWVPVSPMTPECMSHIISKLQEKNVALDTAYEVFELFPQQKYLSKKLEILALEFEPYFAKLRSADETAALLSEDAVTLNKWVWLNQRKKRCPGQLKQFPRYTVRSPKGKSKWPYEIEVRTSSGYNDFTAGTSPESKLTHSDFLLLRLRHMNLLRESDDRKRKSKYYEFIEGKMKRPLNSFMLYRSSLMKALSILKVVKIVSDLVIVVQKEFPSLDEYAILDLLLETAKFRRDMNFQELPEISRLSEIIDQELYRPCDTRLSGLSSINQSGHARVPVDPKFSNHTVLAQVITLMWNSELNHCREEFVKFSKVEKNHHHLVYPKYKYCPVKKLKLEELEHNLALPP